Proteins found in one Roseovarius pelagicus genomic segment:
- a CDS encoding sulfotransferase: MADPRIFGDLFLGIGAMKAGTTWLYAMLDRHPQLHFCPEKEVHYFYHRYVDKTQLNERRRLENVRERYLLRFDPATANIDRIRQNLHWVSAYLNGPVDDHWYRNLFQLRSHHRYACDFSNLTAHVPAEIWPRIQASCNRLRVLYTMRDPLKRLWSHTKFHLQVTDQMHLLDCWGPADFDAFVRKPFIWDNAEYGRTLRALRGGLDDANWHAVFYEDIHADQRAMLARIEGFLGVDAQTYPDALLARRFTESARRQMPEFFGNLFARDIARITNEVREEGFAIPSSWG, translated from the coding sequence GTGGCAGATCCTAGGATATTCGGTGATCTATTCCTCGGTATAGGCGCGATGAAGGCTGGCACAACATGGCTATATGCGATGCTGGACCGACATCCGCAGTTGCATTTCTGCCCCGAGAAAGAAGTGCATTATTTCTATCATCGCTACGTGGACAAAACCCAGCTAAACGAACGCCGCCGGCTTGAGAATGTGCGTGAACGCTACCTGCTGCGCTTTGATCCGGCCACGGCTAATATCGACCGTATCCGCCAGAACCTGCATTGGGTCAGTGCCTATCTGAACGGTCCGGTAGACGATCATTGGTATCGGAACCTGTTTCAGCTGCGCTCGCATCATCGTTATGCCTGTGACTTCTCCAACCTGACGGCGCATGTCCCGGCAGAGATCTGGCCGCGGATTCAGGCATCGTGCAACCGGCTGCGCGTTCTCTACACCATGCGCGATCCACTGAAACGATTGTGGAGTCATACCAAGTTCCACCTACAGGTAACTGACCAGATGCATCTGTTGGACTGCTGGGGACCTGCCGATTTTGATGCCTTTGTGCGCAAACCCTTTATCTGGGACAACGCTGAATATGGCCGTACCTTGCGCGCGCTGCGTGGTGGTCTGGATGACGCCAACTGGCACGCGGTCTTTTACGAGGATATTCATGCTGATCAGCGCGCGATGCTCGCTAGGATCGAGGGGTTTCTAGGCGTCGATGCCCAGACCTATCCCGATGCTTTGTTGGCGCGGCGTTTTACTGAATCAGCGCGCCGCCAGATGCCGGAGTTTTTTGGTAACCTCTTTGCCCGCGATATTGCCCGCATCACCAATGAGGTGCGTGAGGAAGGTTTTGCAATCCCGTCCAGCTGGGGCTGA
- a CDS encoding glycosyltransferase, producing the protein MSGPHILIVNVFFAPNAYGGATIVAEEVAHALRRKGCLITAISLISRAELAPYAVIKSEVNGLTSYLVNVPEGRSYAARYNNADLAESIGGLIDRLVPDLVHVHCVQDVGAGVIEVAKARGLPVVLSVHDFWWLCERQFMITPDQRYCGQAPVCLSRCRGCVEDFSAARTRDTYLKRQAALADIVTYPSQFARDLCEASGLAPGRGTVWRNGVCLPDSTYFVAQTARRATDARLAFGYLGGPAQIKGWPDIHAAFAGLERDDFTMHLVDGALDGGWWTGIDLTGLPGEWQIHPRFSQAEMDTFYAQIDVLLFPSQWKETFGLAIREALARGIRVIQTDSGGTVEHSGVVAADLIPIGAGPAPLRAQIAAQMDRGIGPTAPVHVATYDDQAAELLTLIRPLLGDVSCRPEATPAARPDSWGSAA; encoded by the coding sequence ATGAGCGGGCCACATATTCTGATCGTTAACGTGTTTTTCGCGCCAAACGCCTATGGCGGTGCGACCATCGTCGCCGAAGAAGTGGCCCATGCTCTGCGCCGCAAGGGGTGCCTGATCACGGCGATCTCGTTGATCAGCCGGGCAGAGCTGGCCCCCTATGCCGTGATCAAATCCGAAGTGAATGGCCTGACGTCCTACCTCGTCAATGTCCCCGAGGGGCGCAGTTATGCCGCACGCTATAACAATGCTGATCTGGCAGAGAGTATCGGCGGGTTGATTGACAGGCTCGTGCCTGATCTGGTGCATGTGCATTGCGTGCAGGACGTCGGTGCCGGTGTGATCGAGGTCGCCAAGGCGCGCGGTCTGCCTGTGGTGCTCAGCGTGCATGATTTCTGGTGGCTATGCGAGCGTCAATTTATGATCACCCCCGATCAGCGATATTGCGGGCAGGCACCTGTGTGCCTGTCACGCTGTCGTGGCTGTGTCGAGGATTTCAGCGCCGCGCGTACACGCGATACCTATCTCAAGCGGCAAGCGGCGCTGGCGGACATCGTGACCTATCCAAGTCAATTTGCCCGTGACTTGTGCGAGGCATCCGGTCTGGCACCCGGACGCGGCACTGTCTGGCGAAATGGCGTGTGCCTGCCAGATTCCACGTACTTTGTTGCGCAAACAGCGCGCCGGGCGACAGACGCGCGGCTGGCCTTTGGTTATCTTGGCGGCCCCGCACAAATCAAAGGTTGGCCAGATATCCACGCCGCCTTTGCCGGGTTGGAGCGCGACGATTTCACCATGCATCTGGTCGACGGCGCATTGGATGGCGGATGGTGGACAGGGATTGATCTGACCGGACTGCCCGGTGAATGGCAGATACACCCAAGGTTTTCGCAAGCTGAGATGGATACCTTCTATGCCCAAATCGACGTTCTACTGTTTCCGTCGCAATGGAAGGAAACCTTTGGTCTGGCAATTCGCGAGGCGCTGGCGCGCGGCATTCGCGTGATCCAGACCGACAGCGGCGGCACGGTCGAACATTCGGGCGTCGTGGCCGCTGACCTGATCCCGATTGGCGCGGGCCCTGCGCCGCTGCGCGCGCAAATTGCCGCTCAGATGGATCGCGGGATAGGACCGACTGCGCCGGTACACGTGGCAACTTATGATGATCAGGCGGCAGAACTTTTGACCCTCATTCGCCCACTATTAGGTGACGTCAGTTGTCGGCCTGAAGCAACGCCAGCAGCCCGTCCCGATAGTTGGGGTAGTGCAGCGTGA
- a CDS encoding glycosyltransferase: MNGIGATDPVRILMGVHNGAPYLPAQLRSIAAQNGVTWTLTCNDDASSDESRSVITRFGQSHPGRVILKSGQRRGFSHNYLKLIAGLPECPGLVALADQDDVWCANKLRRAAIWLARVPAEQPVLYCARRWIWDGANEVRFGPDNRVKAPSFRNALVENIAPGNTIVLNAAAAALARTAARLTGPVFAHDWWLYLLISGAGGRILTDPSRVLFYRQHRTNAIGAGTGIRGLVARKHAVLRGVFRARIAGNIAAMQDCAAFLTPENYATLDRFTNARKKPFPARIWALGQVAPYRQSVSGSMGFWGAAALGKT; encoded by the coding sequence ATGAACGGTATAGGCGCAACTGATCCGGTTCGTATTCTGATGGGTGTCCACAACGGTGCGCCCTACCTGCCCGCACAACTAAGGAGCATCGCCGCCCAGAACGGTGTGACTTGGACCCTCACCTGTAATGACGACGCATCAAGCGATGAAAGCCGTTCTGTCATCACCCGGTTTGGTCAAAGCCATCCCGGCCGCGTCATATTGAAATCAGGTCAGAGGCGCGGGTTCTCTCACAATTATTTGAAGTTGATAGCTGGGCTGCCTGAGTGCCCCGGTCTGGTGGCGCTCGCCGATCAGGATGATGTGTGGTGTGCGAACAAACTGCGCCGTGCGGCAATCTGGCTGGCCCGTGTGCCAGCGGAACAGCCGGTGCTTTACTGCGCGCGGCGCTGGATTTGGGATGGCGCGAACGAGGTGCGGTTCGGACCAGACAACCGCGTAAAAGCACCATCTTTCCGAAATGCGCTGGTCGAAAACATCGCACCGGGAAACACCATCGTCCTTAACGCCGCAGCGGCGGCTCTGGCGCGTACTGCAGCGCGGTTGACCGGGCCGGTATTTGCACATGACTGGTGGCTCTACCTTCTGATATCCGGGGCGGGGGGGCGAATTCTAACTGATCCGTCACGCGTATTGTTCTACCGACAACATCGAACCAACGCGATTGGCGCCGGCACAGGCATACGCGGGCTGGTCGCGCGCAAGCATGCCGTCCTGCGCGGGGTATTTCGTGCGCGGATCGCTGGCAACATTGCCGCTATGCAAGACTGCGCCGCGTTTCTTACGCCAGAAAACTACGCAACCCTTGATCGTTTCACCAATGCCCGCAAGAAACCGTTTCCAGCGCGCATCTGGGCGCTGGGACAGGTTGCGCCCTACCGTCAATCGGTGTCCGGCTCGATGGGATTTTGGGGGGCAGCCGCGCTTGGAAAAACCTGA
- a CDS encoding glycosyltransferase gives MIRYLRPSLVRQFLWVVRRDGVRTALTRACTYVMSRRRGVAPSDVPRTPNMGGDHYLSGIWRSLARSDAFHVIAAPAYVTRRRSIALIGDLNLPQCRKYRVEQLEEFWRLRDVELRYAHHQDVPRAVQILQDATHLMCYRLSGCGDVPMLLYEARRLRLPILYDIDDPLFSISAYETYANMTVLEPGLQAHFAAEAPRYLETMNGCDAVSVSTPGLADHARLYTSRPVFVRRNFADQATLRAGQQAMQASTDNEAAFRVAFASGSQGHEADFKIIEAELTAFLAADGNRRLMMLGHFERRHLPTAIARQTEWHSFTDYDTYLRTLAQADCVVMPLVGDPFNRCKSAVRAIDAAAVGTPAICSAVGDLPQVVRHDQTGFVARSSRDWGGSLNTLARDPGAARAMGLRARRNLEQHWSAQAAPHIVDPDLMDWVLA, from the coding sequence GTGATAAGATACCTACGCCCATCGCTCGTCCGGCAATTCCTATGGGTTGTCCGCCGTGACGGGGTGCGCACGGCATTAACGCGTGCGTGCACCTATGTGATGTCCCGGCGCAGGGGCGTAGCGCCCAGCGACGTACCCCGCACGCCGAATATGGGCGGGGATCACTATCTCAGCGGTATTTGGCGCAGTCTGGCGCGCTCGGATGCGTTTCATGTGATTGCTGCCCCGGCATACGTCACCCGGCGCCGCAGTATCGCGTTGATCGGGGATCTGAATCTGCCGCAATGCCGTAAATACCGGGTCGAGCAGCTGGAAGAGTTCTGGCGGCTGCGCGATGTCGAGCTACGCTACGCCCACCATCAGGATGTCCCCCGCGCAGTACAGATCTTGCAGGATGCGACGCATTTGATGTGTTATCGACTATCCGGTTGCGGCGATGTGCCGATGCTGCTGTACGAGGCGCGTCGTCTTCGTCTGCCGATCCTCTATGATATTGACGATCCGCTGTTCTCGATTTCCGCCTACGAAACTTACGCGAATATGACAGTTCTGGAACCGGGCTTGCAGGCGCATTTCGCGGCAGAGGCGCCGCGCTATCTGGAAACGATGAATGGTTGTGATGCGGTGTCAGTCTCGACGCCGGGGCTGGCAGATCATGCGCGCCTTTATACGTCGCGCCCGGTGTTCGTGCGGCGCAACTTTGCTGATCAGGCCACGCTGCGGGCGGGCCAGCAGGCGATGCAGGCCAGCACCGACAATGAGGCGGCGTTTCGGGTTGCTTTTGCCAGCGGATCACAAGGTCACGAAGCCGATTTTAAGATAATCGAGGCGGAACTGACCGCATTTCTGGCTGCTGACGGAAACCGGCGGTTGATGATGCTGGGTCATTTTGAGCGACGGCATCTGCCAACCGCCATCGCGCGCCAGACTGAATGGCACAGCTTTACAGACTATGACACGTATTTGCGGACGTTGGCGCAGGCCGATTGCGTGGTGATGCCGCTGGTGGGCGATCCGTTCAATCGCTGCAAGAGCGCGGTGCGCGCCATAGATGCCGCTGCCGTCGGCACACCTGCCATATGCAGCGCGGTCGGGGATTTGCCACAGGTGGTGCGTCACGATCAGACGGGTTTTGTTGCCCGGTCATCGCGCGACTGGGGCGGTTCGTTGAACACTCTGGCGCGTGATCCGGGCGCGGCGCGTGCGATGGGCCTCCGGGCCCGTCGTAATCTGGAACAGCATTGGTCGGCACAGGCGGCCCCGCATATCGTTGACCCTGACCTCATGGATTGGGTGCTGGCATGA
- a CDS encoding capsule biosynthesis protein, translated as MSITRAIDRQGATALPPPVTHSRLRLRHRFAIFSFFLLVAMPAYTVGWFLYTRVADQYASHLGFSVRTEESGSAIELLGGVTELSGSSSSDTDILYAYLTSQKLVRLMEQRVDLRAVWGDTDRWRDPIFTVDPAGTIEDLQAHWERMVRIEYDSGSGMIDLRILAFDPQDAQRIAAALFAACSAMINDLSIVAREDAIKYARDELDAAVVRLKEARKALTAYRNRNQMVDPTMDTAGRMGLVTTLQRQLAEALIELDLLRDSTRANDPRVVQATRRVAVIEDRIAAERQKLGLGQGNAATEAFADLVGEYEGLIVDREFAETAYTAALANYDAAQAEAQKQSRYLAAHIEPTLAEAAEYPERLKLLLIALLFAFFLWCVAVLITYSLRDRR; from the coding sequence ATGTCCATCACCCGAGCGATCGACCGACAGGGCGCAACGGCACTGCCGCCACCCGTCACACACAGTCGGTTAAGGCTGCGACACCGGTTTGCGATCTTCAGTTTTTTCCTGCTGGTGGCAATGCCCGCCTACACGGTGGGCTGGTTCCTCTATACCCGCGTCGCGGATCAATACGCATCGCATCTGGGGTTTTCGGTACGCACTGAGGAAAGCGGATCGGCGATCGAGTTGCTAGGTGGCGTCACGGAACTATCCGGCTCATCCTCGTCCGATACCGATATCCTCTATGCCTACCTTACCAGTCAGAAACTCGTGCGCCTGATGGAGCAGCGCGTGGATCTGCGCGCCGTCTGGGGTGACACGGATCGTTGGCGTGACCCCATCTTTACCGTCGATCCTGCGGGGACGATTGAGGATCTTCAGGCCCATTGGGAACGCATGGTGCGTATCGAATATGACAGTGGCAGCGGCATGATTGATCTGCGTATTCTGGCCTTTGATCCGCAAGATGCTCAGCGCATCGCGGCGGCACTCTTTGCTGCGTGCAGTGCGATGATCAATGACCTGTCGATCGTCGCTCGTGAGGATGCGATCAAGTACGCGCGTGATGAACTGGATGCCGCGGTCGTGCGGCTCAAGGAGGCGCGCAAGGCGCTCACCGCGTACCGGAACCGCAACCAGATGGTCGACCCGACAATGGACACTGCGGGGCGCATGGGGCTTGTCACCACGCTACAGCGACAGCTGGCAGAGGCACTGATCGAGCTGGACCTCCTGCGAGATTCGACACGCGCCAATGACCCGCGTGTGGTCCAGGCGACCCGGCGCGTGGCGGTGATTGAGGACCGGATTGCCGCCGAACGGCAAAAGCTGGGCTTGGGCCAGGGGAATGCCGCGACAGAGGCGTTCGCCGATCTTGTGGGCGAATACGAAGGTCTGATCGTTGACCGTGAGTTCGCCGAAACCGCCTATACTGCCGCACTCGCCAATTATGACGCTGCGCAAGCCGAGGCGCAGAAACAAAGCCGCTATCTGGCCGCCCATATCGAGCCGACACTGGCAGAGGCCGCAGAATACCCTGAGCGGCTGAAACTGTTGCTGATTGCGCTCTTGTTCGCGTTTTTTCTGTGGTGTGTTGCAGTGCTGATCACCTACAGCCTGCGCGACCGGCGCTAA
- a CDS encoding glycosyltransferase family 4 protein, which translates to MPRHLEQLSETLVGSAALTIVSDRNRGGYDRIIEAGTHHIEIDGMRSCLRPGTMWRGWRGALRVARSQNWDVIWLHARLPALMLRMALALRLLRPSPQTRIAMTYHGIPFDPGHRRLAAVVSRWLERFLLAHCPPMHLVFVSSDMAIRLRNVVGETRMMRHITHVLPNSSNLGKLPLPRHGRNQRQLVITGRAGYQKNYPLAVRLMDHMPPEYSLTLCGSGTDDPTFQARILRQVRPETRARVHFTGSLADVRPILAEADGYLLTSRYEGMPIGTIEAFECGLPIILGPIEAAPEIIATHPMAMCLPLRDLPRDAVRITQLIESYVSTRSDSAARIRAAWRRSYPYDIWQFRARRLVSEVLGSFRTDAERQKPAP; encoded by the coding sequence GTGCCCCGCCATCTTGAACAGCTGAGCGAGACACTCGTCGGTTCTGCGGCGCTTACCATCGTCAGCGACCGCAATCGCGGCGGCTATGACCGCATCATCGAGGCCGGTACACATCACATCGAGATCGACGGAATGCGCAGCTGTCTGCGCCCCGGAACGATGTGGCGCGGATGGCGCGGCGCATTGCGTGTTGCGCGCAGCCAGAACTGGGACGTGATCTGGCTGCATGCGCGATTACCTGCGTTGATGTTGCGGATGGCGTTGGCGCTGCGGCTGTTGCGCCCTTCGCCGCAGACCCGCATCGCAATGACCTATCACGGCATCCCGTTCGATCCGGGCCACCGTCGGCTCGCAGCAGTCGTTTCCCGGTGGCTGGAGCGGTTCCTGTTGGCGCACTGCCCGCCTATGCATCTGGTGTTTGTGTCCTCGGACATGGCGATCCGGCTGCGCAACGTGGTCGGCGAAACCCGGATGATGCGGCACATCACCCACGTTCTTCCCAACAGTTCCAACTTGGGAAAGCTGCCCTTGCCGCGACACGGCCGCAACCAGCGACAATTGGTGATCACCGGGCGCGCAGGGTATCAAAAAAACTATCCACTGGCGGTGCGTCTGATGGATCATATGCCACCTGAATACAGCCTGACATTGTGCGGGTCGGGCACTGATGATCCAACGTTCCAAGCCCGGATATTGCGGCAAGTGCGGCCAGAAACCCGCGCACGTGTCCATTTTACCGGTTCATTGGCCGATGTGCGCCCGATACTGGCCGAGGCGGACGGGTATTTGCTGACCTCGCGCTACGAGGGGATGCCGATCGGCACGATTGAGGCTTTTGAATGCGGATTGCCGATCATCCTTGGCCCGATCGAGGCCGCACCCGAAATCATCGCGACACACCCAATGGCAATGTGTCTTCCGTTGCGCGATCTGCCGCGGGACGCCGTTCGTATTACCCAACTGATCGAAAGCTATGTCAGTACCCGCAGCGATAGTGCCGCAAGAATCCGCGCAGCGTGGCGGCGCAGCTATCCTTATGATATCTGGCAATTTCGCGCCCGCAGGCTGGTGTCCGAGGTGCTGGGCAGTTTTCGGACCGACGCAGAACGGCAAAAACCTGCACCCTAG
- a CDS encoding VOC family protein, translating to MDYETISAEAFGASLTGIGLNILVRDVRRQVHFLTEVFGVEAHQITDDFAIIRYHGSVMQVHSDGTYHSNPLPSLIPEAGARGGGAEFRFYHTHPDAAQARAEAIGAHVLQPAKDKPHGLREAYILCENGYAWVASLPL from the coding sequence ATGGATTACGAGACCATCAGCGCCGAAGCGTTCGGCGCGTCACTCACCGGGATCGGTCTGAATATTCTGGTGCGGGATGTGCGACGGCAGGTGCATTTTTTAACCGAGGTTTTCGGTGTCGAAGCGCATCAGATCACCGATGATTTCGCGATCATCCGCTATCATGGCAGCGTCATGCAGGTACATAGTGATGGGACCTATCATTCAAATCCGCTGCCCAGCCTCATCCCCGAGGCAGGCGCGCGCGGTGGCGGCGCCGAATTCCGTTTCTACCACACCCATCCAGACGCGGCACAGGCCCGCGCAGAGGCGATTGGCGCGCATGTTCTACAGCCCGCTAAAGACAAACCGCACGGCCTGCGAGAAGCCTATATCCTGTGTGAAAACGGCTATGCGTGGGTGGCATCGCTTCCGTTATGA
- a CDS encoding ABC transporter ATP-binding protein yields MIRLENISKDFPLRGARKVVIRNATAVFPAGRSVALLGRNGAGKSTLLDIIAGTIRPSRGRVVTNGRISYPVGFAGSFHPDLTGAQNTRFVARIYGVDTSALLDFVHDFAQLGPHFHMPLRSYSAGMKARLSFGVSMGIPFDTYLVDEVTSVGDGAFRRKSIALFDARREHAGAVVVSHSLPMIRRICDMGAVLENGVLRVFDDLEEALALHERNLGGSQLNLAASVI; encoded by the coding sequence ATGATCCGGCTGGAAAACATAAGCAAGGATTTCCCGTTGCGCGGCGCGCGCAAGGTAGTAATCCGAAATGCCACCGCGGTTTTCCCTGCCGGGCGAAGCGTTGCCTTGCTGGGTCGGAATGGCGCGGGCAAGAGCACGCTGCTCGACATTATTGCCGGTACAATCAGGCCGTCACGCGGGCGGGTGGTCACGAACGGGCGCATTTCCTACCCTGTCGGCTTTGCCGGATCGTTCCATCCCGATCTAACAGGCGCGCAGAACACGCGGTTCGTGGCGCGTATCTACGGGGTGGATACTTCTGCGCTCTTGGATTTCGTTCACGATTTCGCGCAGCTTGGCCCGCATTTTCATATGCCACTGCGATCCTACTCGGCAGGGATGAAGGCGCGGCTGTCATTCGGTGTGTCGATGGGCATCCCGTTCGACACCTATCTCGTAGACGAGGTTACGTCGGTGGGTGACGGCGCATTTCGGCGCAAAAGCATCGCCCTGTTCGATGCACGGCGCGAACATGCGGGCGCGGTGGTGGTATCCCACTCGTTACCGATGATTCGGCGCATCTGCGACATGGGTGCCGTGTTGGAAAACGGTGTTTTGCGCGTCTTTGACGATCTGGAAGAGGCATTGGCCCTACACGAGCGTAATTTGGGCGGTTCGCAGCTGAACCTGGCAGCATCGGTGATCTAG
- a CDS encoding ABC transporter permease — protein sequence MAGSNVMKSGGATQAARAIAALILREMSTTYGRSPGGYLWAIIEPAAGVALLTAVFSIGFRAPPLGTSFPLFYAAGVLPFLMFNDLSGKLGQTIQFSRALLKYPRVTFLDAIIARLILNGFAQLMVNAIVLSFILWGLGARASIDAQSIAMAYLLVICLATGIGTLNAFLTLAYPLWATIWAIVTRPLFIISCVFFVFESVPAPYGDLLWFNPLVHIVGMMREGFYPFYHASYVSALYVMGLSAVTFITGLFLLWRHHRDILLK from the coding sequence ATGGCCGGTTCGAATGTGATGAAATCGGGCGGCGCTACGCAGGCGGCTCGCGCCATTGCGGCGCTGATCCTGCGTGAGATGTCGACCACATATGGCCGCTCTCCGGGGGGATACCTCTGGGCGATCATCGAACCTGCGGCTGGTGTTGCCCTGCTGACGGCGGTGTTTTCCATTGGCTTTCGCGCCCCCCCACTGGGAACAAGTTTTCCGTTGTTCTATGCGGCGGGGGTGCTGCCCTTTTTGATGTTCAACGATCTCTCCGGAAAACTGGGCCAGACAATCCAGTTTTCGCGCGCATTGCTGAAATACCCACGCGTGACCTTTCTTGATGCAATCATCGCGCGGCTGATCCTGAATGGCTTTGCTCAGTTGATGGTAAACGCCATAGTGCTGAGCTTTATCCTCTGGGGCCTAGGCGCGCGTGCCAGCATCGACGCGCAGAGTATTGCAATGGCCTATCTGCTCGTGATCTGTCTGGCGACAGGGATTGGAACGCTGAATGCGTTCCTGACGCTGGCCTATCCGTTATGGGCCACGATCTGGGCAATTGTTACCCGGCCGCTGTTCATCATTTCATGCGTGTTCTTTGTATTTGAATCGGTTCCGGCACCCTATGGCGATCTTTTGTGGTTCAACCCGCTGGTGCATATCGTCGGCATGATGCGCGAGGGGTTCTATCCGTTTTATCATGCCAGCTATGTTTCGGCGCTTTATGTGATGGGGCTATCGGCAGTGACATTCATTACCGGCCTCTTTCTGCTGTGGCGGCATCACCGGGATATTCTGCTAAAGTAG
- a CDS encoding SDR family oxidoreductase, whose product MTRTLLSFGHGYCARALTRLLSPDDWKVIGTTRREDKTAQTTVGSAEIVSFPGTDLGPVLAQATHLLISAGPDADGDPMLNALSHHITRLAPHLEWVGYLSTTGVYGDHAGGWVDETTPLTPSTRRGQMRVDAEAAWRAIPDLPLHIFRLAGIYGPGRGPFAKVRAGTARRIVKPGQVFSRIHVEDIAQVLLASIRAPRPGAVYNVCDDDPAPPEDVIGYAAELLHLPVPPATQFDDADMTPMARSFYAESKRVRNDLIKQELGITLHYPNYRDGLLALLQADN is encoded by the coding sequence ATGACCCGAACACTGCTTTCTTTTGGCCACGGCTACTGTGCCCGCGCCCTGACACGTCTGCTATCACCCGACGACTGGAAGGTGATCGGCACCACTCGCCGCGAGGACAAGACCGCACAGACGACGGTCGGTAGCGCCGAGATCGTGAGCTTTCCCGGCACGGACCTCGGTCCGGTGCTGGCGCAGGCCACACATCTGCTGATTTCGGCGGGGCCTGATGCGGACGGCGATCCGATGCTGAATGCACTGAGTCATCACATCACACGCCTTGCACCACATCTGGAATGGGTTGGCTACCTGTCGACAACCGGCGTTTACGGCGATCACGCAGGCGGCTGGGTGGATGAGACAACACCGCTGACCCCCAGCACCCGTCGCGGCCAGATGCGTGTCGACGCCGAAGCCGCGTGGCGGGCGATCCCTGATCTGCCGTTGCACATTTTTCGTCTTGCAGGAATTTACGGGCCGGGCCGCGGTCCTTTTGCCAAGGTTCGCGCAGGCACGGCGCGACGGATTGTCAAGCCGGGGCAAGTGTTCAGCCGTATTCATGTCGAAGATATCGCGCAGGTGTTGCTGGCCTCGATCCGCGCGCCGAGACCGGGTGCTGTCTATAACGTCTGCGACGACGACCCCGCGCCGCCCGAAGACGTGATCGGCTATGCCGCCGAGTTACTGCACTTGCCGGTCCCGCCTGCAACGCAGTTTGACGATGCAGACATGACACCTATGGCACGCAGCTTCTATGCCGAGTCGAAACGCGTGCGCAACGATCTGATCAAGCAGGAGTTGGGCATCACGCTGCACTACCCCAACTATCGGGACGGGCTGCTGGCGTTGCTTCAGGCCGACAACTGA